In the genome of Massilia sp. W12, the window ACGCCCCCACCCGCTCCTGCCCCGCATAACACACCAAACCCGCCCCGCGCACAAAGCCCAGTAAGCAAAGTCCGGCCTGCTGCGCCAATTGCGCCGCCAGCGCGGTCGGGGCGGACACGGTGGCCAAAATGCTGATGCCGGCGCGTGCGGCTTTTTGGATCAGTTCATAGCTGGCGCGCGAACTCATCAGACAAAAGCCGTTTTCATCCCGCACGCTGTGTTTTTGCGCCATGGCGCCGATTAATTTATCCAGCGCATTGTGTCGCCCCACATCTTCGCGTATCAGTTGCAGATTGCCCTTCGCATCAAACCAGGCGGCGGCGTGCATGGCGCCGCAGCGCTGGTTTAAGACTTGCGCCGCCGGCAGCGCGGCGGCGGCTGCTTGCAGTGCGGTGCGCGACACGCCGCGCGCTGTCACCTGCGGCAAATCCAGGTCCAGCCCGCGCAAGCTTTCCAGCCCGCACACGCCGCAGCCGGTGTTGCCGCTCATGCTGCGGCGCTGTTGTTTGAGTTGGGAAAAATCAGCGCTGGCCAATTCGATCTGCGCCTGCCAGGCGGCAACGCCATTGGCCAGAGTTTGGCGCTGCAGGTCGATGCCATAAATCGCGTTGGCGGGCGCGATATTGGCGCTCATGGTGAAGCCGCGCGCAAAGTCTTCCAAATCGCAGGGGGTGGCCATCAGCACCGCATGGGCGATGCCGTTGTATTCCATGACGACCGGGACTTCAGAGGCCAGGCTGTCGTCTTCCTCCTGTCCCGCCTGGCCCTGGGCAAAACGGGTGACGCCGCTTGCGCGCAAGCCGTCTTCATAGCGCCATTCATCTTGCGCGCCAAACTGCTGTGTCATAAAGCCCCTTCTTGCTGCTGGCGCCAGGCTTGTGCGCCGCTGTCCGTCAATTGCAAGAGTAAGCGCTCGCCATCCTGGCGTTGCGCGATCCAATCCAGGCCAGGGCAATCCGCTCCGCCCTGTCCCAATGCGGCCAGGGCGCGCTGCAGGGTGCTCATGCGCACCCCCAGGCGCTTGCACAGGCGGGCGGCGGATTGCGCGCGGCCATCCGCCAGTTCCGCCATCAGGGCGTGCGCCAAGGCCCAGAATGCCTCATCCGCCGCCGCTTCGCTCATGCAACGTCCCGCCGCGCATGCAAGACCACCGGCAAGGATTTGGTGGTCGGGGTGCGCGCCACATCGGCCACCGCATCCAGCGGCGCTAAGCAATTGGTTTCCGGGAAATACGCCGCCAGACAGCCGCGCGGGATGTTGTATGGCGCCAGCATGAAGCGCTCGGCGACACGTTTGACGCCATCTTCGTACAGGCTTTCAATATCCACCCACTGCCCGGCTTGCAAACCCTGGGCTTGCATATCGGCTTCGTGGATGAACAGCACGCGGCGCTCGCCGAACACACCGCGATAACGGTCGTTCATGCCGTAAATCGTGGTGTTGTATTGATCATGTGAGCGCACGGTGGACAGGTTGAACACCAGCTTGTCGCCGGCGGCGGCGCGGGCGCGGTGCACCGGGGTGTCTTGCGCAATCGGATGCACTTTGAAATTGGCTTTTTTATTCGCCGTGACCCAGACCCGCTCAGCAGCGGTGTTGCGCAAATGGAAGCCGCCCGGTTTTTTTACGCGGAGATTGAAGTCTTTGAAGTCATCAAAAGTTTTTTCGATCAGGTCGCGGATGCTGTCATAGTCTTGCACCAGCTTGAGCCAATCGATTTTGCTGCGCCGGCCCAGTGCGGCGAAGGTGGCTTGCGCCAGACGCGCCACAATCACCGGTTCTGACAAGAGGCCGGGGGCAGCCGGCGGATTGATGCCGGAAGACAGGTGCACCATGCTCATCGAGTCTTCCACCGAGATGGCTTGCGCCCGGCCAGCCTGCATATCAATTTCGGTGCGCCCTAAGCAGGGCAGCAAAATCGCTTCTTGGCCGCACACCAGGTGGCTGCGGTTGAGCTTGGTGGTGACGTGCACGGTCATGGCGCATTGGCGCAGCGCGGCGCGGGTGCGTTCGGTGTCGGGGGTGGCGGTGGCGAAGTTGCCGCCCAGGGCAAACAGCACTTTGCCGGGCTGCGCTTCCATTGCGGCAATCGTGGCCACGGAATCACAACCGGCTTTGCGCGGGCTTTGGATGCCAAACACCTGGTCTAAGCGGTCAAGCAGGGCCGGGGCCGGTTTGCTGACAATGCCCATGGTGCGGTCGCCTTGCACATTGCTGTGCCCGCGCACCGGGCAGGCGCCGGCGCCGGGGCGGCCCAGATTGCCGCGCAAGAGCAAGAGGTTGACGATCATCTGGATTGTGGCGACGGAATATTTGTGCTGGGTGATGCCCATGCCCCAGCAGGCAATCACGCTTTTGGCCTTGATGTAAATCGCAGCGGCGCGCCGGATCTCGGCTTCGCTCAAGCCGGATTCGCGGCAAATCAAGTCCCAGGATTCGGCTTCGACATCGGCCTTGAGTTCGGCAAAGCCGACGCAGTGCTCATCAATAAAGGCGGTGTCTATCACGCGCGTGCTGCCTGCAGCCTGCGCTTTGGCGTCTTCTTCCAGCACGACTTTGATCATGCCTTTGAGGCAGGCCATATCGCCGCCGACCTGGATCTGGAAATAGTCAGAGGAAATCGGACTGGCGCTGTCTGACAGCATTTCAAGGGCGCTTTGCGGATTTTGGAATTTTTCCAGGCCGCGCTCGCGCAAAGGATTGAAGCTGACAATCGCGGCGCCGCGTTTGGCGGCGGCGCGCAATTCGCCCAGCATGCGCGGGTGATTGGTGCCGGGGTTTTGGCCGAACACGAAAATCGCTTCGGTTTCGGCGAAGTCCGATAATTCCACCGTGCCCTTGCCCACGCCGATGACTTCGCGCATCGATACGCCGGACGGTTCATGGCACAGATTGGCGCTGTCGGGCAGATTATTGGTGCCGAATTCGCGCACAAATAATTGGTAGAGGAAGGCCGCTTCATTGCTGGTGCGGCCCGAGGTGTAGAAGAAGGCGTCGTCGGGGCTGGGCAAGGCGGCCAGCTGGCGCGCGATGCGGGCAAACGCTTCATCCCAGGAAATTTCCTGATAGCGGTCAGTCTCGCGCACATAGCGCATCGGCGCGGTGAGCCGCCCTTGCTGCTCCAGCCAATAGTCGGATTGCGCCGCCAATTCGCTCACGGTGTAGCTGGAAATCAATTCCGGGGTGGCGCGCCGCGCGGTCGATTCGGCGGCTACGGCCTTGGCGCCGTTTTCACAAAATTCAAAGCTGGAAGAATGTTCGCGGTCGGGCCAGGCGCAGCCCGGACAGTCAAAGCCGTCCGGTTGATTGGCTGATAACAGGGTTTTGGCGCCTTTGAGCGGGATGCCCTGCTCAAAAACTTGTTGCGCCACGCTTTTCAATGCGCCCCAGCCGCCAGCCGGGCGTTTATAGACTTTGACTACCTTGCTTTGCATCTCATGCCTCTGTGTTTTGATGATTTTGGATATGCGGCCGTTCCGGTCGGCCTGTGAGGAGGGGCAGGCCCCGGCATGGCGCCGGGGTGAGTCGCATTATACAAGTCTTAGACAAGTTTGCCCGTTTTTGCATGCAAACACGGGCCGTTTTTGCCGGCTTTATTGGCCCGTGGCTTTGCTCTGCGCCGGGGCGCTCCAGCTTAAGCCCATCACGCGCGAGAGGAAGCTTAAACGGTCAGTTGCTTCGTCGATCTGCTTGGTGGTGGGTTTGCCTTTGCCGTGTCCTGCGCGCATATCCACACGCAACAGAATCGGCGCGCTGCCGCCCTGCGCCGCTTGCAACGCCGCCGCCAGTTTGTAGCTGTGCGCCGGCACCACGCGGTCGTCATGGTCGCCGGTCAAAATCAAGGTCGGCGGATAGCAGGTGTCGGGCTTGACATTGTGCAGCGGGGAATAGGCGTACAGGGCTTTGAATTGTTGCGCATTCTCTGCTGAGCCGTAGTCTGAGACCCAAGTCCAGCCGATGGTGAATTTATGGAAGCGCAACATATCGTGCACGCCGACTGCCGGCATGGCGGCGCCAAACAAATCAGGCCGCTGCAGCATGGTGGCCGCGACCAGCAAGCCGCCGTTGCTGCCGCCATAGCTGGCCAGGCGCGCCGGCTTGGTATATTTGTTGTCGATCAGCCATTCGCCGGCGGCAATGAAGTCGTTAAAAGTGTTTTGTTTTTGCAAAAGCGTGCCGGCTTCATGCCAGCTTTTGCCATATTCGCCGCCGCCGCGCAAATTCACCAGCACATACACGCCGCCGCGCTCCATCCAGGCCAGATTGGCCGGGGAAAAGGCCGGCGTCATCGCAATATTAAAGCCGCCGTAGCCATACAAAATGGTCGGATTGTCGCCATTTAAGACCAGGTCTTTGCGATGGCTGATGAACATCGGCACGCGCACCCCGTCGCGACTCTTGAAAAACACTTGGCGCGTGACATATTGGGCCGGGTCAAATTGCAATTTGGGCGACAACACTGGCCGGCTTTCGCCGCTGGCCAGGTCGTAGCGGTAAATCACGCCGGGATTGCTGAAATTGGCAAAGGAATAAAACGCTTCGGCGCTGCTGCCGCCTTTGAAATCTTTGGCCGTGCCGATGCCGGGCAATTTGACTTCTCGCACCAGCTTGCCATCTAAATCCATTTGCAAGACCTGGCTGTGGGCGTCTTTCAGATAGCTCAAGATCAGCTGGCCGCCCATCATTTCCGCCTCGGTCAGATTGTATTCACGTTCGGCCACCAGCACTTCCTGCTGTTCCGGGGTGTCGGCGCGCATGCGCACCACGCGCGAACGGGGGGCGTCTTTATTGGTGCGGAAATACAATTCTGCGCCACGGCTGCCGATGAAGTGATATTCGCCATCGCTCTTGTCGAGCAATTTCACCAGCTTGCTTTTTTCGTCTTTCAAGTCTTGCAGGTAGAAGCGGTTTTTGCGTTCGCCGCCCATGCCTACATCAATTAAGAGATAGCGCCCGTCTTCGGTCGGTTTGGCTTCAAACATCCAGGTCTTGTTTTCGCGGCTCTCAAACACCAGGCGGTCTTCGCTTTGCGCTGTGCCCAATTTGTGGAAATACAGTTTCTGGTAGTAGTTGGCGTCGGCATATTTGCCGCCGCCCTTCGGTTCGTCATAGCGGGAATAGTAAAAACCGCTGCCATCAGCGGCCCAGGCCGGTTCGGAAAATTTGACCCATTGCAGCAAATCTTTGGTGTCTTTGCCGCTGGCCACGTCGCGCACCCGCACTTCGTTCCAGTCGGAACCGGCGCCGGCGACTGCATACGCCAGATAACGGCCATCCGGGCTGAGTTTGGCGTGCTCCAGCGCCAAGGTGCCGTCTGCTGACAAGGTGTTGGGATCGAGAATCATGCGCGGCGCGTCCTGCCAGTTTTTTTGCACATACAGCGGCGCTTGATTTTGCAAGCCGTTGTTGTGCGCAAACAGATACAGGCCGCCTTGCTGCTCGGGCACGGTGTAACGGCTGAAATTCCACAGCGCGCTCAAACGCGTATGAATCGCGCTGCGCTGCGGGTATTGATCAATCCAGCTGCGCGCAAAACTGTTTTGCGCGCCGACCCATTGCGCCACTTGCGGGCTGTTATTCTCTTCCAGCCAGCGATACGGATCGGCCACCCGCACACCGTGCATCAGATCGACTTGCTCGACTTTTTTACTGGCGGGATATTGGAAGGAATGGGCGCTGTGCAGGCAGGCGGCGTTTTGCGCTAAAGCGCTCAGCGGGAGCAGCGCGGCCAGCAGGCCGGCAGTCAATTCAGCTTTCATATGCATTTCCGGAATGGCGAAGAAGGAGCTGACTTGACTGCCGGCATGCGAAAAAGTTTCCCGCCATCGGACTTAATAAATCAATTCGTCCGCTTTGGTTTCTTGCTTGAGCGGCGGCGCGCCCTTGGTTTGCACCTTGATTTGCAGATGCTGGCTCTGTTCTGTGATCTGCAGACTTTGCTCGGCGCTGGCGCTGCCGGCTTGCTGCGCATGCCAGACGCGCAAATTGTATTTGCCTTTGGGCAAATCGAGTTTCAACTCCCCCTTGGCGTCGCTTTTGGCGAAATACGGCGTGTCCACCACCACTACCCAGGCGATCATCTTGTCATGGATATTGCAGCCCAGGGTGACCACGCCGGGCTTGTCAAACACCACATTTTCTGACGGCACGCCGGAATACAGCTTCATTTCAAATTTTTTGGCCGGCGAAAAGCTGTAGATGTGATGCCGCACCGTGTCCAGATTGGGAAATGAAACCGCGCTGCCGGTTTGCAACACCGTCACAGCCGGGATGAATTTGCGGCCATTTTGCTCAATCTTGATCAGCCCGGCATTGCTTTTGGCAGGCGCGCCGCCTTCCGGAATCGCCGCCACCACCGCATCTTGCAGCGCTGCGCCGGCCCCATCGCTGAGTTGCACGTTCAGGCTGGCCGCCTGGCAGGCCGCCAGCATGCCGTATGCCGCCAGCCCGATGCCGCAATGCAGCATCCACCCTGTCCCCTTGTCTGTTTTCATGCGCTTTCTCCTTGGCGTTGGCGTCAGGCCGACTCGCCTGTGCGCTGATTGTAACGACAAGGGGCCGGCGCTGCCAGCGCCAAGTGGCGTGCCGCGCGCTGCTTTTTGGCGCGCTATGTCGCAGGCGGCATATTTACAGGTAAGATGCAACTTCCCCATAGCAAATGGAAAGTCATGGATCTTCTGGTTTCTGCCGCAGAGCTGGAACAGATGCAGATGCGCGCAGCGCAGCTGCAAGGGGCCCCATGCGCGCTGGCCCTGGCTGCGCTGGTCTGGTATCAGGTGGAAACCGATGGCGCGAGCGCGCGCGCCAATTTGCAAAAACTGCACGCCCTGTTGCCAAGCCTCAAACCCGGTTGGGAGCAGGAATATGTGCGCATGCGCATGATGCTGGCGCAGGCCAGAATCGCCTTGCTGCAAGCCGAATTGCCATTGGCGCAACAAATCGCAGCCCAGGTCTGGCATATCGCGCAAACGCAAGCCGCGCTGCTGGCGCAGGATGGCGGCGCAGCCGGCTTGCTGTTGACCTGTTTGCAAGCAGTGCAAGCGCGGCTGGATCGTTTGGAAGGCGGCAAGCTGCGCAATCCGCACCTGCCAGCCGCAGATGAAACCCCGCCCTGGCAATTTCATGATCACCCGGCGCGCGATCTGCTGTTTGCCGGGGCCGACGCCATGCATATCCTGGCGATTACCGCGAATGACGCCGGGAACGCCGATTTGCGCGATGCGCACTGGAACGCCATGCGTCATCTGGCTCTGGCCGCCGGCGATTTGTTGCGCGCGCGATTGCCGCTGCTGTTATCGGCCTTGCGTCAGCGCGGCGCGGCGCGCGAGCTGGTGTTGCAGGAATTCGGCCCGTTTGCGCCAGAGGAATGGGCCGAATCAAGCCCGGCGCTGCAGGCCTGCCTGTTGGAATATTGGGGCGGGGTGCTGTTCCGGCAGGATGATTATGCGCAAGCGATTAAGTGTTTTCAGCAAGCTTTTGAACTGGCGCAATGCCATTGCATGAACAGCCGCGCGATTATCTCCGGACTCTCGACCGGCATCGCCTACGCCACCCTGAATGATCACGATACCGCTTTGAAATGGAAACAGCGTGCGCTTGATCTGGCCAACCGTTGCGGCTGGCCGGTAAGCATTGGCACGGCGCTGGTGTCTTGCGGCGAAACCTTGCGCTTGCTGCGCCAATTCGGGCCGGCGCGGGAAACCATGCAACAGGCTTTGCATGTGCTGGACGGCTTGCAAAACTCGTTCAATTACGCCATGGCCTTGCGCAATCGCGGCTTTTTGGCGCTGGATGAGCAAGACCCCGGCTTGGCGAATCAGTATTTCACGGCGCTGATTGAGCGCACCCGGATTTTGCATACGCCGGAGCTGGAAGTGGACGGCTTGCGCGGGCTGGCGCTGGCCTGGCTGCATCAGGGCGAGGCGGCGCGCGCGCTGGAAGTGGCGCAGCAAGCGCTGCAATTGGCGCGCACGCATGAAAATCGCAGCGACCAGATGGAGTGCCTGCAAACGCTGGCGGCGATCTGGCGTCAATTGCCGCCGCAAGCCTTGCCGCCGCCATGGCGCGACGATGCGCAAGGCGCCGCCCGCCTGTGCCTGGATTTATTGGAGCAGGCGTATCAATTAGCCGGCCAAATCACCCAGCATCAAGTGTCCGACAGCCTGCTCGAAGCCTTAGCCGATGCGCATGCCGCCTTGCACAATTTCGCCGCCGCCTACCACTGGGCGCAACAGGCGGCGGCGGCGCGTGAAAAAACTGTCAGCCGCGCCGCCACTGCGCGCGCCATCGCCATGCAAGTGGCGTACAGCACAGAAGAAGAACAGGACAGGCGGCGGCGCCATCAGCAATTGGCCTTGGCCGAAGCGCGCCGCGCCGGCTTGCTGCAACAAACCACGCACACCCTGACCGAACTTGGCGCCATCGGCCAGGAAATCACCACCCATTTGCAAGCCGATGCGATTTTTGCGATTTTGCACAATCATGTGCGCGAATTGCTGGCGGCGGATGCGTTTTGCGTGTATTTCCTCAGAGCGCGCGAGCATGGCCCGCTGATGTTGGAGCTGGCGTATGGAATTGAAAACGGCAAAGCGCTGCCGCCTGTTGCGATGGCGCTGGATGATCCGCATTCGTATGCCATCCGCTGCCTGCGCGAGGAACGCGAGATTCAACTCGAATTGCCGGCCAGCGCGCCGCATCTGGCGCAGCAGTTAAACGCCAGCAGCACCCTGCCCTGCTTGAGCTGTTTGTATATTCCGATGCAAGCCGGACAGCGCAGCATCGGCGTAATGAGTGTGCAATCCTGTCAGGAGCAGGCTTATCAGGAACAGCATTTATTGATTTTCCGCACCCTGTGCGCGTATGCCGCAATCGCCTTTGACAATGCGCATGCGTATGCCCAGCTGCAGCAAACCCGGCAGCAATTGGTGGCGCAGGAAAAATTGGCGGCGCTGGGCGGGCTGGTGGCGGGCGTGGCGCATGAACTCAACACCCCGCTTGGCAACAGCATGTTGATGGCCTCAGCCCTGCATTTGAAAACCGAGCAAACCATCGCCGGCCTGGAAAACCAAAGCCTGCGCCACGCCAATCTGGCCGAATATCTGGAAGATGCGGCGCAGGCGGCGCAATTGATCAGCAAAAGCCTGTCCACCGCCGCCACCCTGGTTGGCAGTTTCAAACAGGTGGCGGTCGATCGCACCAGCGCGAAACGGCGCTGTTTTGACTTGCAGCAAACCTGCGCCGAATTGTGCGCCACCATGATGAATCAGGTGCGCCAGCGCGGCCATCAATTGCAGCTCGACATACCCGCCAATATGCTGATGGACAGCTACCCCGGCCCCTTGGGCCAGGTGTTGGGGCATTTGATCAGCAACGCCTTGCAACATGCTTATGCGCCGGAGCAAAAGGGTTGCATGCGCTTATCGGCGCGCGCCTCCAGCACGCGGCGCGAATGGCTGGAATTGCGTTTTTCCGATGACGGGGCCGGCATCGCCGCAGCCGAGTTGCGTCAGGTCTTTGATCCTTTTTACACCACCCGCATCGGCCAGGGCAGCATCGGACTCGGTTTATCGATTTGCCACAATATTGTCAGCAGCATCCTGGGCGGCGTGATCCGGGTGGAGAGCGAAACCGGGCAAGGGGCTTGCTTCATTCTTGATTTGCCGCAAATCTGCGACAATGCGTAAGCGCCCGCTGCCGGCCAAAATCGGTTACAGTTAGGCGGGCGTGGAAAGAAAAAGGCATGGAATTATTCGCATACAACGAGGAAGTCAACCGCATGGAGGCCATGTTGCCGCCAATCGCCGGTCTCGCCCGTTTGCTGGGCTTGCTGGAATTGGCGTGGCATTTGCGCCAGCGCGACACCCGGCGCGCGCTGCACTTGGCGGCGCAGGCGCTGGAGTTGATGGATCTGCCGCAGCTCGATGCCGAATTACGCCGCCAGGCCCAGGCCCGCATTCTGTTGGTTCAAGGCGAAGCCGCCATGCTCGGCGCGCGCCTGGAAGAAGCCGGCAAGCTGGCAAGTGAAGCGTTTCAAATCTGCCAGGCGCTGCAAGATGATATCGGCATCGCTGACGCCCATTTGCTGCAAGCCTGGGTCGCCTCCCACGGTGGCCGGCATGCCCAATCCAAACTTGAAATCGAAGCCGCCTGCCATCACGCCGCCCTGGCCCAGGATAGCTTGCGCCAGGAAGTGGCGGACGCGATGCTGGCGCGCTTTACCGTGTTTCGCGAGCCGCAAACCGCGCAAGCGCGCTGGGGCCGGCGGTTTACCGCCGAGCAGGACGAATGGCATGCCGGTTTGCAAGTCTGGATCAATGATTTCCTTGGCATTTACACCGGCTACACCAGCGATTTCGCCAAGTCGATTGTGCATTTCATGCGCTCGCATGAGGCCGCGCTGGCGACCGGGCAAATCCGCTCCGCCATCATCGCCGCCACCAATCTGGGCAATTCGCTGACCAATTTGAATGACCACCACGCCGCACTCGAATGGATGCAGCGCGGGCTGGATCTGGCGCGCAAAGCCGGCTGGGAAGCGTCGATCGGGGCCTGCCTGATGCAAACCGGCGAAACCCTGCGCCAACTCGGCCAGCTCGATGCCGCGCGCGAGTTGCTCGATGAGGCGATGCAAAAACTCAAGCCCTTATCGGCTTCGCGCAATTACACCATCGCACTGAAATACTATTCCGACATTGCGCTGGCGCGCGGCGAATACGCCCAGGCTTTGCAGAGCTTTCGCCAGCTGGAGGAAAACGCAGCCCTGCTGGGCCAGGCGGATTTCCAGTCTGACGCCTGGCGCGGTCAGGCGCACGCCTTATCGCGTCTGGGACAAGCCGAGCAAGCCTTGCAAATCGCTCTGGCGGCGCTGGAAATGGCGCGAGACACGAATGACGCCTATTGCCAGGTCAGCACGCTGCAAGTATTAGCCGACATTCACGCTTATCATCAAATCCTGCCGCCCTACGGCATGACCGCCAACAGCACCGCGCTGCATTATCTGCAACAAGCGCTGGATGTGGCCGCAACTATCGAAGGCTTTACCGTGCCCGGCGATTTGCTGGATATGGTGGCCAGCGAATATGCGCGCATGGATGAATATGAAAAAGCGTATGAGGTCTCATTGCAGGCGATTGCCGCGCGCGAAAAAACCCACAGCGCACAGGCCACCAACCGTGCGATTGCGATGCAGGTGCGCTATCAAACCGAGCAGGCGCAGGCCGAAGGTGAACAGCAGCGCCAGCTCGCCTCCTCCGAAGCCAAGCGCGCCGAAGCCTTGCAACAGCACAGCGCCACGCTGGAACATTTGGGCGCCATCGGGCAGGAAATCACCGCACATCTGGATTCCAATGCGGTATTTGCCGCCTTGAAGCGGCACGTCGAGAGTTTGCTGGATGTGACCTCGATGGCGGTGTTTTTACTCGACGCCGATGGTCAGTCGCTGGTGTGCCGCTTTGGTGAGGAAAACGGCAAGCCGATCGGGCCGCATGTGGTGATGCTGACCAGCCCGGTGTCTTACGCCGCGCAATGCGTGCGCGAGCGGCGCGAATTATTGATTGATATGGCGCCGGATGAGCATTTGCCCAATCTTGTGCCGGGCACCCTGGCCTGCCTGTCAAAATTATTTGCGCCCCTGGTGATCGGTGAACGCATCCTTGGCGTGATGACGGTGCAAACCCCGCGCCGCTTCGCCTATGACGAAAGGGAGCGGCTGATTTTCCGCAGCCTGTGCGCGTATGGCGCGATTGCGCTGGGCAATGCGCATGCATATCGCCAGCTGCAGGGCGCGCAACAGCAATTGGTGGCGCAGGAAAAACTGGCGGCGCTGGGCAGTCTGGTGGCTGGCGTGGCGCACGAATTAAACAGCCCGATCGGCAACAGCCTGATGATCGCCAGCAGTTTTCAAGATCAGACCGATGATATCCGCGTGCGCCTGGAGCGTCAGCAATTGCGGCACGCCGAATTGGTGACTTTCCTGCAGGAAGCGCAAGAGGCCTCAACCCTGATTTTGCGCGGCCTGACCAATGCCGCCGACCTGGTCAACAGCTTCAAGCAGGTGGCGGTGGATCGCACCACGGCGCAGCGGCGCTGCTTTGACCTGGCCAAGACCTGCCATGAGATCGTGGCCACCATGATGAGCCAGATCCGCAGTAACGGCCATCAAATCACACTCGATATTCCGGCAGAGATCAAAATGACCAGCTACCCCGGCCCCTTGGGCCAGGTGCTGACAAATCTGATCAATAACGCCATGCTGCATGGTTTTGACGGCATGCCGAATGGACAGATGAAATTACTGGCGCGGCAGGATCATCCGGGCCGGGTCATGCTGCAATTTTCTGATAACGGGCGCGGCATTCCGCCACAGCACAAAAAACGCATCTTCGATCCTTTTTTCACCACCAAACTGGGGCAAGGCGGCACCGGGCTGGGCTTGTCAATCAGCTATAACATTGTCAGTTCGCTCTTGCACGGCCATTTGCAAGTGCAAAGCGAAGTCAATCAGGGCACCGTATTCATGCTCGATTTACCGCTTACCGCACCGGAACAGGAATTGGAGCA includes:
- a CDS encoding ATP-binding protein, producing the protein MELFAYNEEVNRMEAMLPPIAGLARLLGLLELAWHLRQRDTRRALHLAAQALELMDLPQLDAELRRQAQARILLVQGEAAMLGARLEEAGKLASEAFQICQALQDDIGIADAHLLQAWVASHGGRHAQSKLEIEAACHHAALAQDSLRQEVADAMLARFTVFREPQTAQARWGRRFTAEQDEWHAGLQVWINDFLGIYTGYTSDFAKSIVHFMRSHEAALATGQIRSAIIAATNLGNSLTNLNDHHAALEWMQRGLDLARKAGWEASIGACLMQTGETLRQLGQLDAARELLDEAMQKLKPLSASRNYTIALKYYSDIALARGEYAQALQSFRQLEENAALLGQADFQSDAWRGQAHALSRLGQAEQALQIALAALEMARDTNDAYCQVSTLQVLADIHAYHQILPPYGMTANSTALHYLQQALDVAATIEGFTVPGDLLDMVASEYARMDEYEKAYEVSLQAIAAREKTHSAQATNRAIAMQVRYQTEQAQAEGEQQRQLASSEAKRAEALQQHSATLEHLGAIGQEITAHLDSNAVFAALKRHVESLLDVTSMAVFLLDADGQSLVCRFGEENGKPIGPHVVMLTSPVSYAAQCVRERRELLIDMAPDEHLPNLVPGTLACLSKLFAPLVIGERILGVMTVQTPRRFAYDERERLIFRSLCAYGAIALGNAHAYRQLQGAQQQLVAQEKLAALGSLVAGVAHELNSPIGNSLMIASSFQDQTDDIRVRLERQQLRHAELVTFLQEAQEASTLILRGLTNAADLVNSFKQVAVDRTTAQRRCFDLAKTCHEIVATMMSQIRSNGHQITLDIPAEIKMTSYPGPLGQVLTNLINNAMLHGFDGMPNGQMKLLARQDHPGRVMLQFSDNGRGIPPQHKKRIFDPFFTTKLGQGGTGLGLSISYNIVSSLLHGHLQVQSEVNQGTVFMLDLPLTAPEQELEQSA